Part of the Cardiobacteriaceae bacterium TAE3-ERU3 genome, ACGTTGTCGCCAGGCATAACCATTTCAACACCTTCTGGAAGGATACATTCGCCAGTTACGTCCGTAGTACGGAAGTAGAACTGTGGACGGTAGCCTTTGAAGAATGGAGTGTGACGACCGCCTTCATCTTTAGACAGTACGTATACTTCTGCTTCAAACTTGGTGTGTGGTGTGATTGAACCAGGCTTGGCCAATACTTGACCACGCTCTACGTCTTCACGCTTGGTACCACGCAGCAATACACCGACGTTGTCACCAGCTTGACCTTGGTCGAGCAGCTTGCGGAACATTTCAACACCAGTACAGGTAGTCTTGGTGGTTGGACGGATACCGACGATTTCGATTTCTTCACCAACTTTAACAACACCACGCTCAATACGACCAGTTACTACAGTACCACGGCCAGAGATTGAAAATACGTCTTCGATTGGCATCAGGAATGGGCGGTCAATGTCACGCTCAGGCTCTGGAATGTAAGAATCCAGTGCTTCTACGAGCTTGATGATTGATGGTACGCCGATGTCTGATTCGTCGCCTTCAAGTGCTTTCAGTGCAGAACCAGTGATGATTGGTGTGTCGTCACCTGGGAAGTCATATTCTGACAGCAGGTCACGTACTTCCATTTCTACCAGCTCGAGCAGTTCTTCGTCGTCAACCATGTCTGCTTTGTTCAGGTATACAACGATGTTAGGTACACCAACCTGACGAGACAGAAGGATGTGCTCACGAGTCTGTGGCATTGGGCCATCAGCTGCTGAACATACGAGGATCGCGCCGTCCATCTGTGCAGCACCGGTGATCATGTTCTTAACATAGTCAGCGTGTCCCGGGCAGTCTACGTGTGCGTAGTGACGGTTTTCTGATTCGTATTCTACGTGGGCAGTTGAGATGGTGATACCACGTGCACGCTCTTCTGGTGCGCCGTCAATCTGATCATACGCTGAGAACGAACCACCAAAACGATCTGCGCCAACCTTAGTCAGGGCCGCAGTCAGTGTAGTTTTACCATGGTCAACGTGACCAATTGTGCCCACGTTTACGTGTGGCTTGTTACGGGTAAATTTTTCCTTAGACATCGTCTCCACCCAATCGTGAATTAATAAAGTTAGTATTGAAATAAAAGCTGGAGCCCATAACCGGATTTGAACCGGTGACCTCTTCCTTACCAAGGAAGTGCTCTACCTACTGAGCTATATGGACTGGATCAAAATTTGGAGCGGGTGATGGGAATCGAACCCACACCATCAGCTTGGAAGGCTGAGGTTCTACCATTGAACTACACCCGCAAGTGTTCAATTATCAAATGGTGGAGGGGGTAGGATTCGAACCTACGAAGGCTGAGCCGGCAGATTTACAGTCTGCTCCCGTTGACCGCTTGGGTACCCCTCCGTTTGAGAGGCGGCATATTACCAGCCACAGAAACTTTGTCAAACTTTTTTGACTCAAAAAAAGCAGCCTTTAACTTTTACCACACCGATTCTTGAGACAACGATTTGAAAGAAAAAATAAATATATCGGATACAACCCCAAGAAATTTATTTTCACTTAACGGTTATTTTTAGCAAAGTGCATCAACCAAGTAGTATGCTTCAACTTAATCAAGCGCCCACAAACTGCAACAAGTAGCGTTACTCACTTTAACGGTAGGCTACAAGTTACGAGCGCAACACTGATTAACTGACCGAAACCTGTGCAGCAACCGCCCAACGCTCTAAATCGAATGCCACCAAAGAACCACCCCATGCAGCACCGGCATCAATACAGGCAAATTGCTTACCGACCCGTAAACCGAGGCTCGCCCAGTGACCGAACACCAACTTATAAGGCAAATTACTTGCTACATCGTACCAAGGAGTTAATACTGCTGGCGCATCCTCTGGTGGCATTTTTGCCGTCAATTCCAAGCACTGCTTCCGGTCAAGATAACGCATCCTGCAGAAGGCATTTACTGCAAAACGTGCTCTATCTATCTTCTTGCCTTTTAGTGCTTCTTCATAGCAACGTGGTTCATCATCGTAAACTTTGCGCAGAAAGCGACGACAATCACTACCGCGCAACTCGCTACAAATCTGCTCATTTGCAGCAACCGCATCTGCAACGGTCCAGCGCGGATACCATCCTGCGTGTACCATCACCACTCCGAGTTGCTCATCTAGCTGCATCATCGGCGTATTGCGCAAGTATTCGATCAATTCCTCACCATCACTTGCAGTCAGTATTGCTTGAGTACTTTTCTTGATTTTGATGTCTTTAAATGCCTGTGCTTGTACCAGCATCGAGAAGTCGTGATTACCCAACACGACTTTTGCTCGCGCCCCCAAATCACGCACTAAACGCAACACACCCAAAGAGTCAGGCCCGCGATTAACCAAATCTCCGACGAACCATAGCTGATCATCATTTCCGTACTTAACAGCATCGAGTAAGCGACAAAGTGCATCGTATTGCCCATGAACATCGCCAATTGCATAAACAGCCATAGTCCTCCTCTCTCTTTATCGTCATTCCTAACGATTATTCGTTACACAATTCCTACAAACAACATGCACCGTATAGACCCATAGCATGTTGCGAATGCGTATAATGCTTAATGTCGTCACATCATAACAAAGTCCATTCACCCATGCGCAAGCTCTATACCCTGCTCATATATTTAATTCTGCCTTTCGCAACATTACGCCTACTATGGAAATCACGACAAAATCCGGCCTACCGGAAACGCATCGGCGAACGCTTTGCCTTTACACTACCGCAAGGTCAACGTGCCCCACTACTGGTCCATACTGTATCTGTCGGTGAGTTTCTCAGCATCAAACCGTTGCTTGAAGCGTTACTCGATAGCGATCCCAATCTACATTTGTGGATCACGACCATGACACCGACCGGATCCGATCAGGTTATTGCATTCCAAGGGATGCACTCTACGCGTATAACACACAGCTATATGCCATACGACACTCCCGCGATCATCCGTCGCTTCCTTCGCCATGTCCGCCCACAAGCTACTATTTTGATGGAAACAGAACTATGGCCCAACCTGATCACTTCGGCCTCCAAGTACGGCACGGTAATGCTGATCAATGCGCGACTGTCAGCCCGTTCACTCAGAGGCTATGCTCGCTTCGCAAAGCCCTTCCTAAAAGAGGCGCTTACCCATTTATACGCAAACGCACAAACTGAAGATGACGCTCGACGCCTACGTCACCTCGGCATTCCTGCTGACCAAATCAGCGTAACGCCAAGCATCAAATACCAACAAACCACACGCGCAACTGATTATCTCATCAAGTTAAAAACACACCCAAAACGGGAAACAATGTGGCTCGCAGCCAGTACGCATAACGATGAGGAATCACACATTCTGGCCGCACATCGGCAAATCACCACAACCCAACCAGACCATTATCTGATTATTGCACCACGCCACCCGGAGCGCCGTGAACAAATCTCAGACCTCATCCAACATTTTGGCTTTACCCCTCGCCTGCGCAGTAATGAAGAATGGTTCCGCAACGCGAATGATGTTGTATTACTAGACACTCTTGGAGAACTGGCAGACTTCTATCATTTAGCCAATACCGCATTTATTGGCGGAAGCCTGATTGAGCATGGCGGGCATAACCCTCTTGAAGCAGTACATGCAGGATGCAGCGTTTGCTTTGGGCCATCCATGTACAATTTCACAGAAATAAGCGCCACGCTTCTCAAGGAGCCTTTTGCCAAGCAGGTCAGCAATACCCAGTCGCTACCAAGCACCATCCAAAACCTGATGGCGACGCACTCAGCGCTGCAGGAATCTATAGCTGCATTTAACCACCATCATCAAAGCATCATTGATGCGCACTACGACTTCATAAAAACACACATACAGCGCCCTAAGACAAAGTAACCACAGATTTCAATGCTTGGTATATAATCCGCGCTGTTTTTTGCAATAAACCGGAATACAATCAATATGTCTTTTGCTCAATTTTTTCAGGAAAACCTGCTGCTATTTATTCTGCTTGCGATCGTCATCGCAGCCATCATCGTATACGAATTGCGCAATCGCGGAGCGGCTGGCAAAGGTGCCACCCCTTCGCAAGCTGCACAAATGGTCAATCGTGGCGGCAAAATGATCGACGTGCGCTCTGCAGCTGATTATAAAAAAGGGCACATTGCAGGCGCGCAGAATATCCCAGCCGACCAATTCGAACAAAAGATTACCAAGAGTAAGCTAAAGCCTGACCAAGCTGTGATTCTAGTCGATAACAATGGTCTCGGCGCAAAAACTCAAGCGAAATGGCTACGCGAGCAAGGCTATAACGATGTTTATATCCTCAGCGGCGGCCTGATGACGTGGCAAGAAGAAAATCTGCCACTGGTCAAGTAATCTCTTTTCACCATCAACGGAGCCAAGTATGAAAGCCGTGACCATGTATATGAAACCCACCTGCCCTTACTGCCAACAAGCACATTTCTTACTCGAAGAAAAAGGCGTGGTATATAAGTCAATCAACTTACTGCAACATCCAGAAAAGCGCGATGAGATGATTGAACGCAGTGGCGGACGCACAACAGTGCCGCAAATTTTTATTGGCGACACCCACGTCGGTGGCTTTGACGACCTCGACGCACTTAATGAGCGTGGTGAACTAGACGCTCTGTTGGCTGATTAAGCATGGCTTTCTTGCCCGCTAAAATCGGCCTGCGCTATACCTACGCGCGCAGGGGAAGCTCGTTTATCGGCCTCAATGCAATCCTTGCCATCGTCGGCATCACCATAGGCATAGCTGCGCTGATAGTCGTTTTATCTGTCATGAATGGCGTCGTTACCCAAGTGCGGGACAAAATGCTATCCATGACGGCACACGCATCTATACGCCCAACATTCAGTGCAACTATCCCAGCAGATTTTGCTCCTGAAAATTATTTGAAAGACGGGCATATCATTGCTTATGCACCAATCGTTCAAGGTCAGGCCCTCATTGGAGATGGACAGTCATTCAAAGGGGTTTTATTGCAAGGTGTTGACCCAGCGGAACAAAGCAAAGTATCAGAGGCCTTCGAAATGGTCCCAGCTGAAGTTCGCGACCAGCTCACATCAGGCAGCTTTAACGTATTACTGGGTGATGATCTAGTTACCAACATTGGCGCCCAAATTGGCGACAAAATCACCATCATCGTCCCCAAAGTGACCGCCTCAGCAGCTGGATTGCTGCCACGTCTCAAGCGCTTCACACTTGTCGGTACATTCCACAGTGGGCATTCCCAGTTTGACAGCCAAGTCGCGCTAGTAAACCTCGAAGACGCAGCCAAATTACTACAAATACCACCACAACCCACCAGCTACGTCATTATGCTTGATGATCCACTGGACGCACCATTGGTACGTGATCAGCTGCAAAACCTGCTACCTCAAGATGTCTATGCCAGTGATTGGAGCCGTGACCAGGCAACCTATTTCTCGACCGTACAAACCGAGAAAAATGCCATGTTCATCATCCTTTGCCTCATCATCCTTGTCGCTGCTTTTGGCCTGCTGTCTTCGATGTATATGGTAGTCAATGAAAAGCGCCGCGACATCGCCATCTTGCGCACCATGGGCATGACACGCAATAAAATCCGTAATATATTCCTCACTCAAGGCATGATTTTTGGCGGCATTGGTACTGCTCTTGGGGTCGGGCTAGGCGTATTTATTTCGCTCAACATCCCAGCCATTATGGGATTCTTGCAGCGCCGCACCGGCTATGAACTGCCCAAAGAAATGTATTTAGTCGATCAGCTTAGCGCCAAAATTGACCCACAAGTAGTTATTGGCGTCAGCCTCGTGGCACTTCTATTGACTCTGCTCTTTTCCGTCATTCCGGCGTATATTGCGGCACGCACAGAACCCGCTCGCGCACTGTCGCAGGAGTAAACCATGCCTGAACAATCCACAAACAATCACGAACCAATCCTGAGTGCTAACAATCTGCATTTTACCTACACTCAGGAAAACGAGAATCTGGTCATTCTCAACGGACTGAGCCTCAATGTCGCTCGCGGCGAAAGTATCGCCGTGGTCGGCGCATCAGGCTCAGGAAAAAGCACCTTGTTGCACATCCTTGCCGGACTTGATTTACCACAAAGTGGCGAAGTCAAAGTATGTGGCGAGAACATTACTGGTGCTTCGGATCGCCAGCGTACCAAGCTCCGCAACCGTATGATGGGCTTTGTCTATCAATTCCATCATTTATTACCAGAATTCAGTGCGCGCGAAAACGTAGCCATGCCACTACTCATACGCGGTGATGCAAAAAGCAAAGCGCTCGCAGAGGCTGATCGCCTGCTAGAGCGCGTCGGCCTTGCATCACGCGGCAAACACCGCCCTGGGGAAATGTCTGGTGGTGAACGCCAGCGCACAGCAATCGCACGCGCTTTGGTTAACAAACCCAGCTGCCTGCTTGCCGATGAGCCAACGGGAAATCTTGACCAAGATAGCGCCACGGCCGCCTTTGCCTTAATGCAAGAAATTATCCATGAACAACAAGGCGCACTTATCATAGTCACGCACGATATGAGCCTTGCAGAGCGCATGGACCGCTGCTATAACCTCAGTAAAGGCAAACTTATCGCGCCCTGAGCCGGCGCAAACGACGGTGGCGCATCAATGAACCGCGCCACCAACCAATCACCGCAAAATAGACAATTGGCGCAACAATTGTTCCGACCAATAATGACCCCGAAAAGAGTGGCAGCAAAATGCTACCACCCAACGAGTGCAAAGCATCACTACTGAAAATACCGTGATCAAAATTCATGGGCTCAGAACCCAGCATCCACGCACCAATTCGGTAATTCATATAAAAGATTGGCGGCATCGTCAACGGATTACTCCAAAAAGTTGCCAACATTGCCGCTGGTAAATTGACCCGTAAAACGATCGCAGCCGTAGCCGCTAACCACATCTGAATAGGTACAGGCAAAGCCCCACAGAAAGCCCCAGCAGCCATACCCAGCGCAATACTGCGCCGATTCACTCGCCATATACCAGCCCCACCAAAGAATCTCGCCAGCGGCTTCAACATACGGCGCTTATTGATTGATTCATAACTCGGCAAAACGCGTTTAAAAAAGAATTTTGGCATTAATGCATCACTCCCTGTTGATACAGACCACCCAAATGTCTCGCCAAATCCACCGGCCAACTCCGGGCCGCACTAAGAATATCTGGCCTTACCACTCCTTCCAGCTCAGTTGCTGACAGCACTACTAATGGTAACTGAATTTTCCCATCCAGCAATAAAGGATCATAGCCAAAAGCCACTCCATTTCGACTGATCGCCCAATTTTCACTGTATTTATAAGGCAAAGCCGCCATAGTAATCTGTGCATCTCCCCACTGCATTCGCCCATATTGCACCAACCAAGCCAATAATGCTGACTCTTGCAACTTGGCCAATGCCTCGCCCTGTCCTGATACCAAAATATCTGCAAGATCCAAAGGGCGCTGAGCATTACCTTCCAGTACCGTAAACTGCCTCAGCAGCCGCTCATCACTATCCGACTCATGTTGACGAACTTGTTCGGCCAATACACTAAAGCCATTATGCTGACCCAATATCTGCCATGAAAAAGCAAAACTACTGCTACCCGATACTTGCTGCTCTAAACGTGCTACTTGTGCGCTTAAAAAGCCATCTACGGCCTGAGGCAACGTATTAGCAACCGAGGCTTGCCCACTCAATCTGTAAATCAGTACACCACGGATATAGGCATCTATGCCACTTGTCGTAACAGGATAAGAAATATCGAGGGAAACGCAACGCTCCAGGCTATTGGGCTGAGCCGCCCCTGATGGCAAGTGAATACACTGCCGCCGTGAAAATGTGTAGTCGCTGGTTACAGAAGCATTGGGGATGGGCGTTTGATCGTCAATGGGTGCCGCAAAAACCACACCTGACAAAGCCATAAAAAAAGGAAAAATTAGCGCTCGCAACACATGAACGTCCATATTATCCCCACGCAAAAAAATAAACCATAGCGCAGAAACAAAAAAAACGCCATAAGGCGCACTATAAGAATATATAACAAATGGGGTGGATGATGGGAATTGAACCCACGACCTCCGGAATCACAATCCGGCGCTCTAACCAACTGAGCTACACCCACCATTGATGCGATGCCGCTTGGCGCACCCGACAGGACTCGAACCTGTAACCTACGGCTTAGAAGGCCGTTGCTCTATCCAGTTGAGCTACGGGCACTTTGGATAAAGCAAAAAAATGGTCGGAGTAGCAGGATTCGAACCTGCGACCCCTTGGTCCCAAACC contains:
- a CDS encoding ABC transporter ATP-binding protein, producing the protein MPEQSTNNHEPILSANNLHFTYTQENENLVILNGLSLNVARGESIAVVGASGSGKSTLLHILAGLDLPQSGEVKVCGENITGASDRQRTKLRNRMMGFVYQFHHLLPEFSARENVAMPLLIRGDAKSKALAEADRLLERVGLASRGKHRPGEMSGGERQRTAIARALVNKPSCLLADEPTGNLDQDSATAAFALMQEIIHEQQGALIIVTHDMSLAERMDRCYNLSKGKLIAP
- a CDS encoding lipoprotein-releasing ABC transporter permease subunit, translated to MAFLPAKIGLRYTYARRGSSFIGLNAILAIVGITIGIAALIVVLSVMNGVVTQVRDKMLSMTAHASIRPTFSATIPADFAPENYLKDGHIIAYAPIVQGQALIGDGQSFKGVLLQGVDPAEQSKVSEAFEMVPAEVRDQLTSGSFNVLLGDDLVTNIGAQIGDKITIIVPKVTASAAGLLPRLKRFTLVGTFHSGHSQFDSQVALVNLEDAAKLLQIPPQPTSYVIMLDDPLDAPLVRDQLQNLLPQDVYASDWSRDQATYFSTVQTEKNAMFIILCLIILVAAFGLLSSMYMVVNEKRRDIAILRTMGMTRNKIRNIFLTQGMIFGGIGTALGVGLGVFISLNIPAIMGFLQRRTGYELPKEMYLVDQLSAKIDPQVVIGVSLVALLLTLLFSVIPAYIAARTEPARALSQE
- the grxC gene encoding glutaredoxin 3 — encoded protein: MKAVTMYMKPTCPYCQQAHFLLEEKGVVYKSINLLQHPEKRDEMIERSGGRTTVPQIFIGDTHVGGFDDLDALNERGELDALLAD
- the tuf gene encoding elongation factor Tu; amino-acid sequence: MSKEKFTRNKPHVNVGTIGHVDHGKTTLTAALTKVGADRFGGSFSAYDQIDGAPEERARGITISTAHVEYESENRHYAHVDCPGHADYVKNMITGAAQMDGAILVCSAADGPMPQTREHILLSRQVGVPNIVVYLNKADMVDDEELLELVEMEVRDLLSEYDFPGDDTPIITGSALKALEGDESDIGVPSIIKLVEALDSYIPEPERDIDRPFLMPIEDVFSISGRGTVVTGRIERGVVKVGEEIEIVGIRPTTKTTCTGVEMFRKLLDQGQAGDNVGVLLRGTKREDVERGQVLAKPGSITPHTKFEAEVYVLSKDEGGRHTPFFKGYRPQFYFRTTDVTGECILPEGVEMVMPGDNVKLVVELIHPIAMDEGLRFAIREGGRTVGAGVVASIIE
- a CDS encoding rhodanese-like domain-containing protein, whose product is MSFAQFFQENLLLFILLAIVIAAIIVYELRNRGAAGKGATPSQAAQMVNRGGKMIDVRSAADYKKGHIAGAQNIPADQFEQKITKSKLKPDQAVILVDNNGLGAKTQAKWLREQGYNDVYILSGGLMTWQEENLPLVK
- a CDS encoding symmetrical bis(5'-nucleosyl)-tetraphosphatase; this encodes MAVYAIGDVHGQYDALCRLLDAVKYGNDDQLWFVGDLVNRGPDSLGVLRLVRDLGARAKVVLGNHDFSMLVQAQAFKDIKIKKSTQAILTASDGEELIEYLRNTPMMQLDEQLGVVMVHAGWYPRWTVADAVAANEQICSELRGSDCRRFLRKVYDDEPRCYEEALKGKKIDRARFAVNAFCRMRYLDRKQCLELTAKMPPEDAPAVLTPWYDVASNLPYKLVFGHWASLGLRVGKQFACIDAGAAWGGSLVAFDLERWAVAAQVSVS
- a CDS encoding 3-deoxy-D-manno-octulosonic acid transferase, which produces MRKLYTLLIYLILPFATLRLLWKSRQNPAYRKRIGERFAFTLPQGQRAPLLVHTVSVGEFLSIKPLLEALLDSDPNLHLWITTMTPTGSDQVIAFQGMHSTRITHSYMPYDTPAIIRRFLRHVRPQATILMETELWPNLITSASKYGTVMLINARLSARSLRGYARFAKPFLKEALTHLYANAQTEDDARRLRHLGIPADQISVTPSIKYQQTTRATDYLIKLKTHPKRETMWLAASTHNDEESHILAAHRQITTTQPDHYLIIAPRHPERREQISDLIQHFGFTPRLRSNEEWFRNANDVVLLDTLGELADFYHLANTAFIGGSLIEHGGHNPLEAVHAGCSVCFGPSMYNFTEISATLLKEPFAKQVSNTQSLPSTIQNLMATHSALQESIAAFNHHHQSIIDAHYDFIKTHIQRPKTK
- a CDS encoding DUF2062 domain-containing protein is translated as MPKFFFKRVLPSYESINKRRMLKPLARFFGGAGIWRVNRRSIALGMAAGAFCGALPVPIQMWLAATAAIVLRVNLPAAMLATFWSNPLTMPPIFYMNYRIGAWMLGSEPMNFDHGIFSSDALHSLGGSILLPLFSGSLLVGTIVAPIVYFAVIGWWRGSLMRHRRLRRLRAR